In Candidatus Woesearchaeota archaeon, the sequence TCCAAGAATCAATAACAGTAATTTCAAATAAGAATTTCTTAAAACAATTTTCCTTGATATTGCATTGCTTCTGCAATTTTTTTTCTGCTCTGAGCTTTTTTGCCTCGGACAAAATAATCATTCTCAAATCGGTAGGCTCGAGGAAATTGGTATTGACTTGCAAGCGGACAGAGTTCTTGACAATGCGCATCGTTTTTTGCTGTGCAAATTTGGCCAATTCCCCACAGGAATGCGTCCAAGTCAAAAATGCTGATGTCTTCTTCTTGTGCTAAGTCTCGGAGAAATTTGCCAAATAGTTTCTTATTTTCTCCGGGAATTCTCTGGTTGATATCTTGAACGATGCCAAGTGCTCGTCCAATGTTATAATCGTGAAAATCTATTTTCGGACAGAATTCTTCTTCATTGCGAAAACTAAAAATGCCGTGGTCGCGAACGGTGTGCACATAAAGTCCTGATAACCCATCACCTATTCCTTTAAAGGTAAGCAGTCGTTTTTGCGTTTCAACAATATCTTCATCTAAAACGTTAAGCATCTGCCCACCGTATTCGTCTTGTATCTTGCGATACGATGTTTGCATATAATCTCCTTTTTTTGCCATGGAGAGCATATCGCTTCGTGCAAAGAAGCCCGCTTCCTCGGAATTCATAGCTAAAATATTCTCAAGCGTAAAAAAATCAGGGTTCGCTCGATACAACTCAAGTACTTCTTTGTAATGCTTGCGCGACTCTTTTTGTGAATCATAAAGCACTGCTAAAAAGGAGAGTAGCGCGAGTCGTTCAGGCGTCTCGTGTTCTTTTAGGGGATCAAGTAAATCTTTTTGATAAGCGAGTCGAGAAAATTGTTCTAAGAATAGCATGCCTTGTTCTTTGAAGGGTTTGATGAGTACATCTTTTGCTCGCTCTTTATCTAATTCCAAATAATCCCCTCAACATATAATCTGTTTACTCTTCTTCAAGACCAAAGCTTTCCACAAACTGCACAACAGTTCTATATTCTGCTAAATAATCATATCCTTTTCTTGTTAAAGAATAGGTCTTGGCATTATTTTTTGGCGCAATGTGTTCCATAATAAATTCTTTCCCTATAAGTTCTTTAAGATAATCATTCATCATTTGGTGTGAAAGATTTGATTTATAAAGCAAATGAGTGGGTTTAATCATACCACCTTTTAATTTTATAGCATTTAGAATGTCATGAATTATTTGTAGGCGGCCTCGTTTTTTACTCATCGTTTCACAACCCGCAAGAGATTTACTAATAAAAGTAAATAACCAAACAAACTAATAAAATGTCCTGAGATATACAGTAAGCTCAAAGATTGTGCAAAAGCAAGTTGCACATTTCCTAAAAAGAGCAGACCAAATCCCATAAACACCATTAAAGAATTTTTAGTTGGCTTGCGAGCGTGTCGTTGAAAATATTGCGCTGTTATGAACAATAAAAATATACTTGTTATAATATAAAATGTCAAACCGACATGTGCACTCATCACTATACCCACAAGACTCATTGATAAAATTAGTAAAAATATTTTTGCGCCGCGTTCCTTAAGCGTCACATAACTTAGTAACGATAACCCTGTAATCATTAAAAGCATTTGCAAACTCACAACAAAAATACTTAATTGTAAAGGTTGAGCAACACCTATTGCTGCTGGAAATAAATGCTGAGTCTGCACTCCTTGTAAAAGTAAATAATTAAACAATGCCTCTATAAAATATGCACTACTAAGTGCAATAAATCCTAAACCGAAAAGAAATGTTGGTCGTTGGCGAGAAAGCTTATATACTTTATAAGAAAAAAACGCAACTAAAAGCGTAACTAGTGCAAAAATTAATTGTATAATGATTTTTGTCACGCCAAACCACAATGGCGTGCTACACGTAATAAGTTGCATGTTAAAACCACTAGAATGGAGTTCCTCTTTTAAGCTTTACTAACTCCAATTCCATATGTCTCCTTACTATTGTTTATAAATGACTGCAACTAAGCTATTAATTGAGAAACATCTCGAGGTGAAATATATGAAAACGGTTCAAACTTTGGATAATACAACATCAGACAACGACGCCATCATGCAACTCATTGGCGAGAAATCTGTTGATGAGGAATATATTTCACTATATGATATGGCTTTTTTAGAGGCTGCTAATGAGTACTAAGTTTCTTCACTCACACCACCACATAAAAAATAAATGCCAACGGCCCTAAAGCTGTTAGGCATTTATTATACTCACACCAAACCCACACAACCACAAACAACCAAGTCAGGGGAAGTAAAGCAAGTATTAGTTTTTCATATTCCCCTGACTTTTATTTTTCTCACACATAAAAAAATAGCACCATTAATTTTTTTAACATAATTTCAAGTTTTTAGAAGTATTCTTGGTAGGTGAAGTAGGGCATTTTCCGCTCGTTAAAAAAAAATAACTAAACTATTACATTTTGAGAAGCAAAATATAAAGACTAACACAATACATCTAAAGGACTTTGTATTCCTCGTAAATCTTTTTTTGCCACATGCACATACACCCCTGTTGTACTTACATCGCTATGACCTAAGAGTTTTTGAACATAACGAATATCAACTCCTGCTTCTACCAAATGTGTTGCAAATGAATGTCTAAGCATATGTGGTGTGATACGAACACCTAATTGTTTTCCTGCATTTTCTAATAATTTTTGCACGCTTTTCTTTGCATATTTCCCTCCCCCTCTCCCTTCAAACACATAGGGTGAAACAAATCCCGTCTGCGAATAATAAACAAGCAAATCTTGCTCTAAGTCTTTAGCAAAAAGAGTAATTCTATCTTTCCCTCCTTT encodes:
- a CDS encoding winged helix-turn-helix domain-containing protein, whose product is MSKKRGRLQIIHDILNAIKLKGGMIKPTHLLYKSNLSHQMMNDYLKELIGKEFIMEHIAPKNNAKTYSLTRKGYDYLAEYRTVVQFVESFGLEEE